Proteins encoded together in one Penaeus vannamei isolate JL-2024 chromosome 9, ASM4276789v1, whole genome shotgun sequence window:
- the LOC113827301 gene encoding F-box only protein 21 isoform X1 has translation MEPSDQVGLLDLPDELLLKIVSCRVITVQDLGRGAATCTRLRNVIATQDLWRKKIEQYYPKVWDQLPSNAGIQDWRQEVQIMKQLEVDVHKLVSSLSLRLYQHLHLTTPVYVEIDALVSSGTYAPIYIINILRQIVDDGEQHPTKPVEPEVRQQPVPAVQPRPNWQRVLPANDKSSHSRRPVYDNMTNKYYALRVMSHVHQGACRREWEEFVARPSAEQSLEVGAILMARWFQPHADISIKQMTNVIDDIADQCREQLRINHPDHPALSVPLTPPREVLTESRWSHEKTMQLFKCINHILYYQMKMTGNSEDYYNLKNSLINEVLTSKKGIPISLSIIYMAVCHRLGILLEPVNYPSHFVMKWKIPSVDDYEYIDAFNKGRRLTGRELLKELPLGSVCDQVLLITSDAMSVFQRMIRNIMNVAQMQAHVSDHMELFCSATELMSLLTPNDRSIQELLLRIYYTLEIHYDRIVAGCHRLLTQGPSTIIEEMLADCERILESQKDVPRPISPNPRYREVSYAIGMVMQHKRYHYTCVIFGWDRECRMPSDWVQRMGVYNLLYKTKQPFYNVLVYDGSHRYAAQENLEIAPDPRPITHSDVGKYFKKFNGTHYIPNTELEQEYPEDEPVRNELLRTRGWL, from the exons atgGAGCCCTCGGACCAAGTGGGTCTCCTGGACCTTCCTGACGAGCTGCTCCTAAAAATCGTATCCTGCAGGGTCATCACGGTGCAGGATTTGGGCAGAGGGGCAGCTACTTGCACAAGATTGAGGAATGTCATTGCAACACAGGATTTATGGAGAAAGAAAATCGAGCAGTA CTACCCCAAAGTGTGGGACCAGCTGCCAAGCAATGCGGGAATCCAAGACTGGAGACAAGAGGTGCAGATTATGAAGCAGCTGGAGGTAGACGTGCACAAGTTGGTGTCGAGCCTTAGCCTGCGTCTCTACCAACACCTGCACCTCACCACTCCAGTCTATGTGGAGATCGATGCCTTGGTCTCATCAGGCACTTACGCCCCAATTTATATAATAAACATTTTGAGACAGATTGTTGACGATGGAGAACA GCATCCAACGAAGCCTGTTGAGCCAGAGGTTAGACAGCAGCCAGTGCCAGCTGTGCAACCAAGGCCAAACTGGCAGAGAGTATTACCTGCAAATGATAAAAGTTCCCACTCCAGAAGGCCAGT aTATGACAACATGACAAACAAATACTATGCTCTAAGAGTCATGAGTCATGTGCATCAAGGAGCCTGCAGGCGCGAGTGGGAGGAGTTTGTTGCCCGTCCGTCAGCTGAGCAAAGCCTTGAAGTTGGTGCAATCCTGATGGCTCGCTGGTTCCAACCTCACGCTGACATTAGCATAAAACAG ATGACCAATGTGATTGATGATATAGCTGATCAGTGTCGCGAACAGCTTAGAATTAACCACCCTGATCATCCAGCCCTCTCTGTGCCCTTAACACCTCCCAGAGAAGTCTTAACGGAATCACGCTGGTCTCATGAGAAGACAATGCAGCTGTTTAAGTGTATTAATCACATCCTTTATTATCAA ATGAAAATGACTGGTAACAGTGAAGATTACTATAATCTCAAGAATTCATTAATAAATGAAGTTCTCACTTCCAAGAAAGGTATACCAATCTCACTAAGCattatatatatggctgtatgcCACCGCCTCGGCATATTGCTTGAACCTGTAAACTACCCATCACACTTTGTGATGAAATGGAAGATTCCCAG TGTAGATGATTATGAATACATAGATGCATTCAACAAAGGAAGACGGCTAACAGGACGAGAATTGTTAAAGGAACTCCCTCTTGGATCTGTCTGCGACCAAGTACTTCTTATAACCTCTGATGCAATGTCAGTCTTCCAACGTATGATCAGGAACATTATGAATGTGGCACAGATGCAGGCTCATGTTTCCGACCACATGGAATTGTTCTGCTCAGCGACGGAACTCATGAGCCTTCTGACTCCCAATGACCGCAGTATCCAAGAACTGTTGTTAAG AATATACTACACTTTAGAAATACACTATGACCGCATTGTGGCCGGTTGTCATCGCTTACTGACACAGGGGCCATCAACAATAATAGAGGAGATGCTTGCAGACTGCGAGCGCATTCTGGAAAGCCAGAAAGATGTTCCAAGACCCATTAGTCCTAACCCAAGATACAGAGAAGTTTCCTATGCCATTGGAATGGTTATGCAGCACAAGCGTTACCACTACACCTGTGTAATATTTGGCTGGGACAGG GAGTGCCGGATGCCATCTGACTGGGTGCAGCGAATGGGGGTCTATAATCTTCTTTATAAGACAAAACAGCCATTTTACAATGTATTGGTGTATGATGGCTCACACAG ATATGCTGCACAAGAAAATTTGGAAATTGCACCAGATCCCAGACCCATAACACACTCAGATGTTGGTAAATATTTCAAGAAGTTCAATGGAACACACTACATACCCAACACAGAACTTGAGCAAGAGTATCCAGAAGACGAACCTGTCAGAAATGAATTGCTTCGAACTCGGGGATGGTTATAG
- the LOC113827301 gene encoding F-box only protein 21 isoform X2: MEPSDQVGLLDLPDELLLKIVSCRVITVQDLGRGAATCTRLRNVIATQDLWRKKIEQYYPKVWDQLPSNAGIQDWRQEVQIMKQLEVDVHKLVSSLSLRLYQHLHLTTPVYVEIDALVSSGTYAPIYIINILRQIVDDGEQYDNMTNKYYALRVMSHVHQGACRREWEEFVARPSAEQSLEVGAILMARWFQPHADISIKQMTNVIDDIADQCREQLRINHPDHPALSVPLTPPREVLTESRWSHEKTMQLFKCINHILYYQMKMTGNSEDYYNLKNSLINEVLTSKKGIPISLSIIYMAVCHRLGILLEPVNYPSHFVMKWKIPSVDDYEYIDAFNKGRRLTGRELLKELPLGSVCDQVLLITSDAMSVFQRMIRNIMNVAQMQAHVSDHMELFCSATELMSLLTPNDRSIQELLLRIYYTLEIHYDRIVAGCHRLLTQGPSTIIEEMLADCERILESQKDVPRPISPNPRYREVSYAIGMVMQHKRYHYTCVIFGWDRECRMPSDWVQRMGVYNLLYKTKQPFYNVLVYDGSHRYAAQENLEIAPDPRPITHSDVGKYFKKFNGTHYIPNTELEQEYPEDEPVRNELLRTRGWL; the protein is encoded by the exons atgGAGCCCTCGGACCAAGTGGGTCTCCTGGACCTTCCTGACGAGCTGCTCCTAAAAATCGTATCCTGCAGGGTCATCACGGTGCAGGATTTGGGCAGAGGGGCAGCTACTTGCACAAGATTGAGGAATGTCATTGCAACACAGGATTTATGGAGAAAGAAAATCGAGCAGTA CTACCCCAAAGTGTGGGACCAGCTGCCAAGCAATGCGGGAATCCAAGACTGGAGACAAGAGGTGCAGATTATGAAGCAGCTGGAGGTAGACGTGCACAAGTTGGTGTCGAGCCTTAGCCTGCGTCTCTACCAACACCTGCACCTCACCACTCCAGTCTATGTGGAGATCGATGCCTTGGTCTCATCAGGCACTTACGCCCCAATTTATATAATAAACATTTTGAGACAGATTGTTGACGATGGAGAACA aTATGACAACATGACAAACAAATACTATGCTCTAAGAGTCATGAGTCATGTGCATCAAGGAGCCTGCAGGCGCGAGTGGGAGGAGTTTGTTGCCCGTCCGTCAGCTGAGCAAAGCCTTGAAGTTGGTGCAATCCTGATGGCTCGCTGGTTCCAACCTCACGCTGACATTAGCATAAAACAG ATGACCAATGTGATTGATGATATAGCTGATCAGTGTCGCGAACAGCTTAGAATTAACCACCCTGATCATCCAGCCCTCTCTGTGCCCTTAACACCTCCCAGAGAAGTCTTAACGGAATCACGCTGGTCTCATGAGAAGACAATGCAGCTGTTTAAGTGTATTAATCACATCCTTTATTATCAA ATGAAAATGACTGGTAACAGTGAAGATTACTATAATCTCAAGAATTCATTAATAAATGAAGTTCTCACTTCCAAGAAAGGTATACCAATCTCACTAAGCattatatatatggctgtatgcCACCGCCTCGGCATATTGCTTGAACCTGTAAACTACCCATCACACTTTGTGATGAAATGGAAGATTCCCAG TGTAGATGATTATGAATACATAGATGCATTCAACAAAGGAAGACGGCTAACAGGACGAGAATTGTTAAAGGAACTCCCTCTTGGATCTGTCTGCGACCAAGTACTTCTTATAACCTCTGATGCAATGTCAGTCTTCCAACGTATGATCAGGAACATTATGAATGTGGCACAGATGCAGGCTCATGTTTCCGACCACATGGAATTGTTCTGCTCAGCGACGGAACTCATGAGCCTTCTGACTCCCAATGACCGCAGTATCCAAGAACTGTTGTTAAG AATATACTACACTTTAGAAATACACTATGACCGCATTGTGGCCGGTTGTCATCGCTTACTGACACAGGGGCCATCAACAATAATAGAGGAGATGCTTGCAGACTGCGAGCGCATTCTGGAAAGCCAGAAAGATGTTCCAAGACCCATTAGTCCTAACCCAAGATACAGAGAAGTTTCCTATGCCATTGGAATGGTTATGCAGCACAAGCGTTACCACTACACCTGTGTAATATTTGGCTGGGACAGG GAGTGCCGGATGCCATCTGACTGGGTGCAGCGAATGGGGGTCTATAATCTTCTTTATAAGACAAAACAGCCATTTTACAATGTATTGGTGTATGATGGCTCACACAG ATATGCTGCACAAGAAAATTTGGAAATTGCACCAGATCCCAGACCCATAACACACTCAGATGTTGGTAAATATTTCAAGAAGTTCAATGGAACACACTACATACCCAACACAGAACTTGAGCAAGAGTATCCAGAAGACGAACCTGTCAGAAATGAATTGCTTCGAACTCGGGGATGGTTATAG
- the LOC113827301 gene encoding F-box only protein 21 isoform X3 codes for MTRALYHASYPKVWDQLPSNAGIQDWRQEVQIMKQLEVDVHKLVSSLSLRLYQHLHLTTPVYVEIDALVSSGTYAPIYIINILRQIVDDGEQHPTKPVEPEVRQQPVPAVQPRPNWQRVLPANDKSSHSRRPVYDNMTNKYYALRVMSHVHQGACRREWEEFVARPSAEQSLEVGAILMARWFQPHADISIKQMTNVIDDIADQCREQLRINHPDHPALSVPLTPPREVLTESRWSHEKTMQLFKCINHILYYQMKMTGNSEDYYNLKNSLINEVLTSKKGIPISLSIIYMAVCHRLGILLEPVNYPSHFVMKWKIPSVDDYEYIDAFNKGRRLTGRELLKELPLGSVCDQVLLITSDAMSVFQRMIRNIMNVAQMQAHVSDHMELFCSATELMSLLTPNDRSIQELLLRIYYTLEIHYDRIVAGCHRLLTQGPSTIIEEMLADCERILESQKDVPRPISPNPRYREVSYAIGMVMQHKRYHYTCVIFGWDRECRMPSDWVQRMGVYNLLYKTKQPFYNVLVYDGSHRYAAQENLEIAPDPRPITHSDVGKYFKKFNGTHYIPNTELEQEYPEDEPVRNELLRTRGWL; via the exons ATGACCAGAGCCTTATATCATGCCAG CTACCCCAAAGTGTGGGACCAGCTGCCAAGCAATGCGGGAATCCAAGACTGGAGACAAGAGGTGCAGATTATGAAGCAGCTGGAGGTAGACGTGCACAAGTTGGTGTCGAGCCTTAGCCTGCGTCTCTACCAACACCTGCACCTCACCACTCCAGTCTATGTGGAGATCGATGCCTTGGTCTCATCAGGCACTTACGCCCCAATTTATATAATAAACATTTTGAGACAGATTGTTGACGATGGAGAACA GCATCCAACGAAGCCTGTTGAGCCAGAGGTTAGACAGCAGCCAGTGCCAGCTGTGCAACCAAGGCCAAACTGGCAGAGAGTATTACCTGCAAATGATAAAAGTTCCCACTCCAGAAGGCCAGT aTATGACAACATGACAAACAAATACTATGCTCTAAGAGTCATGAGTCATGTGCATCAAGGAGCCTGCAGGCGCGAGTGGGAGGAGTTTGTTGCCCGTCCGTCAGCTGAGCAAAGCCTTGAAGTTGGTGCAATCCTGATGGCTCGCTGGTTCCAACCTCACGCTGACATTAGCATAAAACAG ATGACCAATGTGATTGATGATATAGCTGATCAGTGTCGCGAACAGCTTAGAATTAACCACCCTGATCATCCAGCCCTCTCTGTGCCCTTAACACCTCCCAGAGAAGTCTTAACGGAATCACGCTGGTCTCATGAGAAGACAATGCAGCTGTTTAAGTGTATTAATCACATCCTTTATTATCAA ATGAAAATGACTGGTAACAGTGAAGATTACTATAATCTCAAGAATTCATTAATAAATGAAGTTCTCACTTCCAAGAAAGGTATACCAATCTCACTAAGCattatatatatggctgtatgcCACCGCCTCGGCATATTGCTTGAACCTGTAAACTACCCATCACACTTTGTGATGAAATGGAAGATTCCCAG TGTAGATGATTATGAATACATAGATGCATTCAACAAAGGAAGACGGCTAACAGGACGAGAATTGTTAAAGGAACTCCCTCTTGGATCTGTCTGCGACCAAGTACTTCTTATAACCTCTGATGCAATGTCAGTCTTCCAACGTATGATCAGGAACATTATGAATGTGGCACAGATGCAGGCTCATGTTTCCGACCACATGGAATTGTTCTGCTCAGCGACGGAACTCATGAGCCTTCTGACTCCCAATGACCGCAGTATCCAAGAACTGTTGTTAAG AATATACTACACTTTAGAAATACACTATGACCGCATTGTGGCCGGTTGTCATCGCTTACTGACACAGGGGCCATCAACAATAATAGAGGAGATGCTTGCAGACTGCGAGCGCATTCTGGAAAGCCAGAAAGATGTTCCAAGACCCATTAGTCCTAACCCAAGATACAGAGAAGTTTCCTATGCCATTGGAATGGTTATGCAGCACAAGCGTTACCACTACACCTGTGTAATATTTGGCTGGGACAGG GAGTGCCGGATGCCATCTGACTGGGTGCAGCGAATGGGGGTCTATAATCTTCTTTATAAGACAAAACAGCCATTTTACAATGTATTGGTGTATGATGGCTCACACAG ATATGCTGCACAAGAAAATTTGGAAATTGCACCAGATCCCAGACCCATAACACACTCAGATGTTGGTAAATATTTCAAGAAGTTCAATGGAACACACTACATACCCAACACAGAACTTGAGCAAGAGTATCCAGAAGACGAACCTGTCAGAAATGAATTGCTTCGAACTCGGGGATGGTTATAG
- the LOC113827301 gene encoding F-box only protein 21 isoform X4, which yields MTRALYHASYPKVWDQLPSNAGIQDWRQEVQIMKQLEVDVHKLVSSLSLRLYQHLHLTTPVYVEIDALVSSGTYAPIYIINILRQIVDDGEQYDNMTNKYYALRVMSHVHQGACRREWEEFVARPSAEQSLEVGAILMARWFQPHADISIKQMTNVIDDIADQCREQLRINHPDHPALSVPLTPPREVLTESRWSHEKTMQLFKCINHILYYQMKMTGNSEDYYNLKNSLINEVLTSKKGIPISLSIIYMAVCHRLGILLEPVNYPSHFVMKWKIPSVDDYEYIDAFNKGRRLTGRELLKELPLGSVCDQVLLITSDAMSVFQRMIRNIMNVAQMQAHVSDHMELFCSATELMSLLTPNDRSIQELLLRIYYTLEIHYDRIVAGCHRLLTQGPSTIIEEMLADCERILESQKDVPRPISPNPRYREVSYAIGMVMQHKRYHYTCVIFGWDRECRMPSDWVQRMGVYNLLYKTKQPFYNVLVYDGSHRYAAQENLEIAPDPRPITHSDVGKYFKKFNGTHYIPNTELEQEYPEDEPVRNELLRTRGWL from the exons ATGACCAGAGCCTTATATCATGCCAG CTACCCCAAAGTGTGGGACCAGCTGCCAAGCAATGCGGGAATCCAAGACTGGAGACAAGAGGTGCAGATTATGAAGCAGCTGGAGGTAGACGTGCACAAGTTGGTGTCGAGCCTTAGCCTGCGTCTCTACCAACACCTGCACCTCACCACTCCAGTCTATGTGGAGATCGATGCCTTGGTCTCATCAGGCACTTACGCCCCAATTTATATAATAAACATTTTGAGACAGATTGTTGACGATGGAGAACA aTATGACAACATGACAAACAAATACTATGCTCTAAGAGTCATGAGTCATGTGCATCAAGGAGCCTGCAGGCGCGAGTGGGAGGAGTTTGTTGCCCGTCCGTCAGCTGAGCAAAGCCTTGAAGTTGGTGCAATCCTGATGGCTCGCTGGTTCCAACCTCACGCTGACATTAGCATAAAACAG ATGACCAATGTGATTGATGATATAGCTGATCAGTGTCGCGAACAGCTTAGAATTAACCACCCTGATCATCCAGCCCTCTCTGTGCCCTTAACACCTCCCAGAGAAGTCTTAACGGAATCACGCTGGTCTCATGAGAAGACAATGCAGCTGTTTAAGTGTATTAATCACATCCTTTATTATCAA ATGAAAATGACTGGTAACAGTGAAGATTACTATAATCTCAAGAATTCATTAATAAATGAAGTTCTCACTTCCAAGAAAGGTATACCAATCTCACTAAGCattatatatatggctgtatgcCACCGCCTCGGCATATTGCTTGAACCTGTAAACTACCCATCACACTTTGTGATGAAATGGAAGATTCCCAG TGTAGATGATTATGAATACATAGATGCATTCAACAAAGGAAGACGGCTAACAGGACGAGAATTGTTAAAGGAACTCCCTCTTGGATCTGTCTGCGACCAAGTACTTCTTATAACCTCTGATGCAATGTCAGTCTTCCAACGTATGATCAGGAACATTATGAATGTGGCACAGATGCAGGCTCATGTTTCCGACCACATGGAATTGTTCTGCTCAGCGACGGAACTCATGAGCCTTCTGACTCCCAATGACCGCAGTATCCAAGAACTGTTGTTAAG AATATACTACACTTTAGAAATACACTATGACCGCATTGTGGCCGGTTGTCATCGCTTACTGACACAGGGGCCATCAACAATAATAGAGGAGATGCTTGCAGACTGCGAGCGCATTCTGGAAAGCCAGAAAGATGTTCCAAGACCCATTAGTCCTAACCCAAGATACAGAGAAGTTTCCTATGCCATTGGAATGGTTATGCAGCACAAGCGTTACCACTACACCTGTGTAATATTTGGCTGGGACAGG GAGTGCCGGATGCCATCTGACTGGGTGCAGCGAATGGGGGTCTATAATCTTCTTTATAAGACAAAACAGCCATTTTACAATGTATTGGTGTATGATGGCTCACACAG ATATGCTGCACAAGAAAATTTGGAAATTGCACCAGATCCCAGACCCATAACACACTCAGATGTTGGTAAATATTTCAAGAAGTTCAATGGAACACACTACATACCCAACACAGAACTTGAGCAAGAGTATCCAGAAGACGAACCTGTCAGAAATGAATTGCTTCGAACTCGGGGATGGTTATAG